A stretch of Stigmatopora argus isolate UIUO_Sarg chromosome 22, RoL_Sarg_1.0, whole genome shotgun sequence DNA encodes these proteins:
- the LOC144067688 gene encoding rap1 GTPase-activating protein 2-like isoform X6 — protein MLRRKRSVSFGGFGWIDKSSIMALRARKREAQASSHGAEGPPPSPSPSPPRTAPPSTKSAHFFGATADGMEDERTPDARIREVRCSLAPAGKRAVMHGRTHARSQVLEKGGPFPQVILPHSGGYWMEEPGGAAEEGADRDPENAGRDSYRLEESNPAARAYRKYFLGKEHLNFSCSSGGVGNLLLSVRHEEENGQEHLHVIVRSRAKTIYRRLSLSELPDIPSLPELVQLLCEDAADLRFSPVVYPKASQLIVNYDEHELNDTFKFGVIFQGFGQVSEEELFGNNEETPAFRDLLQLLGDNVTLRDFKGFRGGLDVSHGQTGSQSVYTVHRRREVMFHVSTKLPFTEGDSQQLQRKRHIGNDIVALVFQERATPFVPDMIASNFLHAFVLVQAEDPGSDRPGYKVSVTAREDVPAFGPPLPDPPIFKKGPEFREFLLTKLINAELACYKSVRFSRLEERTRAALLDALDEELRRRSRRTLGRTAGTDEEARGEDGHAHGGLLESIKRAMRGRSVSMETVSRGGVAAGGLPTSLSGGGLAHIGADCHAKSPAKRRSALLPRLLSVDSQTDKHGQRSFPSDRRSFEARRPASEAKSEAPWRSPPLTRQRQ, from the exons ATgctgaggaggaagaggagcgtGTCCTTCGGCGGCTTCGGCTG GATCGACAAATCTTCCATCATGGCCCTGAGAGCTCG CAAACGAGAAGCGCAGGCGTCCTCCCACGGCGCCGAGGGCCCGCCGCCCTCGCCTTCGCCCTCGCCTCCACGCACCGCACCCCCCAGCACCAAG TCGGCTCATTTCTTTGGCGCCACCGCGGACGGGATGGAG GACGAACGCACACCTGACGCCAGGATCCGGGAGGTGAGATGCTCTCTCGCCCCGGCCGGCAAGCGTGCCGTAATGCacggacgcacgcacgcacgctcgCAGGTATTGGAGAAGGGAGGGCCCTTCCCGCAAGTCATCCTCCCCCACTCGGGAGGCTACTGGATGGAGGAGCCCGGGGGAGCCGCGGAGGAGGGAGCGGACCGGGACCCCGAAAACGCCGGCCGCGATAGCTATCGCCTGGAGGAGTCCAACCCGGCCGCGCGGGCCTACAGGAAGTACTTCTTGGGCAAG GAACATTTAAACTTTTCTTGCTCGTCCGGCGGCGTAGGAAACCTGCTGCTGTCCGTCAGGCACGAAGAGGAGAATGGACAGGAACACCTCCACGTCATCGTCAG GTCTCGGGCGAAGACCATCTATCGACGGCTGTCGCTGAGCGAACTGCCCGATATTCCCAGTTTGCCGGAGCTGGTTCAG CTGCTCTGCGAGGACGCGGCCGACCTCCGTTTCAGTCCCGTCGTCTACCCCAAG GCGTCTCAGCTGATCGTCAACTACGACGAGCACGAGCTCAACGACACCTTCAAGTTTGGAGTCATTTTCCAAGGCTTTGGAcag GTTTCCGAGGAAGAACTGTTCGGGAACAACGAGGAAACGCCGGCCTTCCGCGACCTTCTGCAGCTGCTGGGCGACAACGTCACACTGCGGGACTTTAAAGG GTTCCGCGGGGGTCTGGACGTGTCCCACGGTCAGACGGGCTCTCAGTCCGTCTATACGGTCCACAGGCGGCGGGAGGTCATGTTCCACGTCTCCACCAAACTGCCTTTCACCGAGGGAGACAGCCAACAG CTCCAGCGGAAGCGACACATCGGAAACGACATCGTGGCGTTGGTGTTCCAGGAGCGGGCCACCCCTTTTGTGCCGGACATGATCGCTTCCAACTTCTTGCACGCCTTCGTCCTGGTGCAAGCGGAGGATCCTGGCTCGGACCGCCCCGGCTACAAG GTGTCCGTTACGGCGCGAGAAGACGTGCCGGCGTTCGGCCCTCCACTCCCGGACCCGCCCATTTTTAAGAAG GGTCCGGAGTTTCGGGAATTCCTCCTCACCAAGCTCATCAACGCCGAGCTGGCCTGCTACAAGAGCGTCCGCTTCTCGCGACTGGAG GAGCGGACCAGGGCCGCCTTGCTGGACGCCCTCGACGAGGAGCTGCGCAGACGCTCGCGGAGAACGCTGGGGAGGACGGCCGGAACGGACGAGGAGGCGCGGGGCGAAGACGGCCACGCCCACGGAGGTCTGCTGGAATCCATCAAG AGGGCCATGCGAGGGCGAAGCGTCTCCATGGAGACCGTGTCGAGGGGAGGCGTCGCCGCTGGCGGGCTGCCCACCAGTTTGAGCGGCGGGGGCTTGGCGCACATCGGCGCCGAC TGTCACGCCAAGTCTCCGGCCAAACGGAGGTCGGCTCTGCTCCCCCGATTGTTGAGCGTGGACAGCCAAACGGACAAGCACGGCCAACGGAG TTTCCCCAGCGACCGGAGGAGCTTCGAGGCCCGTCGGCCCGCGTCGGAGGCCAAGTCGGAGGCGCCCTGGAGATCGCCGCCGCTCACGAGGCAGCGCCAGTGA
- the LOC144067688 gene encoding rap1 GTPase-activating protein 2-like isoform X1, giving the protein MQAARMHGIEVKERNINGGRAGVRGKGGGAKDAISCQGDAEIGPEEGRCSCGHTPQRQEREIMLRRKRSVSFGGFGWIDKSSIMALRARKREAQASSHGAEGPPPSPSPSPPRTAPPSTKSAHFFGATADGMEDERTPDARIREVRCSLAPAGKRAVMHGRTHARSQVLEKGGPFPQVILPHSGGYWMEEPGGAAEEGADRDPENAGRDSYRLEESNPAARAYRKYFLGKEHLNFSCSSGGVGNLLLSVRHEEENGQEHLHVIVRSRAKTIYRRLSLSELPDIPSLPELVQLLCEDAADLRFSPVVYPKASQLIVNYDEHELNDTFKFGVIFQGFGQVSEEELFGNNEETPAFRDLLQLLGDNVTLRDFKGFRGGLDVSHGQTGSQSVYTVHRRREVMFHVSTKLPFTEGDSQQLQRKRHIGNDIVALVFQERATPFVPDMIASNFLHAFVLVQAEDPGSDRPGYKVSVTAREDVPAFGPPLPDPPIFKKGPEFREFLLTKLINAELACYKSVRFSRLEERTRAALLDALDEELRRRSRRTLGRTAGTDEEARGEDGHAHGGLLESIKRAMRGRSVSMETVSRGGVAAGGLPTSLSGGGLAHIGADCHAKSPAKRRSALLPRLLSVDSQTDKHGQRSFPSDRRSFEARRPASEAKSEAPWRSPPLTRQRQ; this is encoded by the exons aTGCAGGCTGCGCGCATGCATGGAATTGAAGTGAAAGAAAGAAACATtaacggcgggcgggcgggcgttcGGGGAAAAGGAGGTGGCGCAAAGGACGCTATTTCTTGCCAGGGGGATGCGGAGATAGGACCAGAGGAGGGGAGGTGCTCTTGCGGTCACACACCACAAAGACAAGAGAGAGAGATCATgctgaggaggaagaggagcgtGTCCTTCGGCGGCTTCGGCTG GATCGACAAATCTTCCATCATGGCCCTGAGAGCTCG CAAACGAGAAGCGCAGGCGTCCTCCCACGGCGCCGAGGGCCCGCCGCCCTCGCCTTCGCCCTCGCCTCCACGCACCGCACCCCCCAGCACCAAG TCGGCTCATTTCTTTGGCGCCACCGCGGACGGGATGGAG GACGAACGCACACCTGACGCCAGGATCCGGGAGGTGAGATGCTCTCTCGCCCCGGCCGGCAAGCGTGCCGTAATGCacggacgcacgcacgcacgctcgCAGGTATTGGAGAAGGGAGGGCCCTTCCCGCAAGTCATCCTCCCCCACTCGGGAGGCTACTGGATGGAGGAGCCCGGGGGAGCCGCGGAGGAGGGAGCGGACCGGGACCCCGAAAACGCCGGCCGCGATAGCTATCGCCTGGAGGAGTCCAACCCGGCCGCGCGGGCCTACAGGAAGTACTTCTTGGGCAAG GAACATTTAAACTTTTCTTGCTCGTCCGGCGGCGTAGGAAACCTGCTGCTGTCCGTCAGGCACGAAGAGGAGAATGGACAGGAACACCTCCACGTCATCGTCAG GTCTCGGGCGAAGACCATCTATCGACGGCTGTCGCTGAGCGAACTGCCCGATATTCCCAGTTTGCCGGAGCTGGTTCAG CTGCTCTGCGAGGACGCGGCCGACCTCCGTTTCAGTCCCGTCGTCTACCCCAAG GCGTCTCAGCTGATCGTCAACTACGACGAGCACGAGCTCAACGACACCTTCAAGTTTGGAGTCATTTTCCAAGGCTTTGGAcag GTTTCCGAGGAAGAACTGTTCGGGAACAACGAGGAAACGCCGGCCTTCCGCGACCTTCTGCAGCTGCTGGGCGACAACGTCACACTGCGGGACTTTAAAGG GTTCCGCGGGGGTCTGGACGTGTCCCACGGTCAGACGGGCTCTCAGTCCGTCTATACGGTCCACAGGCGGCGGGAGGTCATGTTCCACGTCTCCACCAAACTGCCTTTCACCGAGGGAGACAGCCAACAG CTCCAGCGGAAGCGACACATCGGAAACGACATCGTGGCGTTGGTGTTCCAGGAGCGGGCCACCCCTTTTGTGCCGGACATGATCGCTTCCAACTTCTTGCACGCCTTCGTCCTGGTGCAAGCGGAGGATCCTGGCTCGGACCGCCCCGGCTACAAG GTGTCCGTTACGGCGCGAGAAGACGTGCCGGCGTTCGGCCCTCCACTCCCGGACCCGCCCATTTTTAAGAAG GGTCCGGAGTTTCGGGAATTCCTCCTCACCAAGCTCATCAACGCCGAGCTGGCCTGCTACAAGAGCGTCCGCTTCTCGCGACTGGAG GAGCGGACCAGGGCCGCCTTGCTGGACGCCCTCGACGAGGAGCTGCGCAGACGCTCGCGGAGAACGCTGGGGAGGACGGCCGGAACGGACGAGGAGGCGCGGGGCGAAGACGGCCACGCCCACGGAGGTCTGCTGGAATCCATCAAG AGGGCCATGCGAGGGCGAAGCGTCTCCATGGAGACCGTGTCGAGGGGAGGCGTCGCCGCTGGCGGGCTGCCCACCAGTTTGAGCGGCGGGGGCTTGGCGCACATCGGCGCCGAC TGTCACGCCAAGTCTCCGGCCAAACGGAGGTCGGCTCTGCTCCCCCGATTGTTGAGCGTGGACAGCCAAACGGACAAGCACGGCCAACGGAG TTTCCCCAGCGACCGGAGGAGCTTCGAGGCCCGTCGGCCCGCGTCGGAGGCCAAGTCGGAGGCGCCCTGGAGATCGCCGCCGCTCACGAGGCAGCGCCAGTGA
- the LOC144067688 gene encoding rap1 GTPase-activating protein 2-like isoform X5, which translates to MQAARMHGIEVKERNINGGRAGVRGKGGGAKDAISCQGDAEIGPEEGRCSCGHTPQRQEREIMLRRKRSVSFGGFGWIDKSSIMALRARKREAQASSHGAEGPPPSPSPSPPRTAPPSTKDERTPDARIREVLEKGGPFPQVILPHSGGYWMEEPGGAAEEGADRDPENAGRDSYRLEESNPAARAYRKYFLGKEHLNFSCSSGGVGNLLLSVRHEEENGQEHLHVIVRSRAKTIYRRLSLSELPDIPSLPELVQLLCEDAADLRFSPVVYPKASQLIVNYDEHELNDTFKFGVIFQGFGQVSEEELFGNNEETPAFRDLLQLLGDNVTLRDFKGFRGGLDVSHGQTGSQSVYTVHRRREVMFHVSTKLPFTEGDSQQLQRKRHIGNDIVALVFQERATPFVPDMIASNFLHAFVLVQAEDPGSDRPGYKVSVTAREDVPAFGPPLPDPPIFKKGPEFREFLLTKLINAELACYKSVRFSRLEERTRAALLDALDEELRRRSRRTLGRTAGTDEEARGEDGHAHGGLLESIKRAMRGRSVSMETVSRGGVAAGGLPTSLSGGGLAHIGADCHAKSPAKRRSALLPRLLSVDSQTDKHGQRSFPSDRRSFEARRPASEAKSEAPWRSPPLTRQRQ; encoded by the exons aTGCAGGCTGCGCGCATGCATGGAATTGAAGTGAAAGAAAGAAACATtaacggcgggcgggcgggcgttcGGGGAAAAGGAGGTGGCGCAAAGGACGCTATTTCTTGCCAGGGGGATGCGGAGATAGGACCAGAGGAGGGGAGGTGCTCTTGCGGTCACACACCACAAAGACAAGAGAGAGAGATCATgctgaggaggaagaggagcgtGTCCTTCGGCGGCTTCGGCTG GATCGACAAATCTTCCATCATGGCCCTGAGAGCTCG CAAACGAGAAGCGCAGGCGTCCTCCCACGGCGCCGAGGGCCCGCCGCCCTCGCCTTCGCCCTCGCCTCCACGCACCGCACCCCCCAGCACCAAG GACGAACGCACACCTGACGCCAGGATCCGGGAG GTATTGGAGAAGGGAGGGCCCTTCCCGCAAGTCATCCTCCCCCACTCGGGAGGCTACTGGATGGAGGAGCCCGGGGGAGCCGCGGAGGAGGGAGCGGACCGGGACCCCGAAAACGCCGGCCGCGATAGCTATCGCCTGGAGGAGTCCAACCCGGCCGCGCGGGCCTACAGGAAGTACTTCTTGGGCAAG GAACATTTAAACTTTTCTTGCTCGTCCGGCGGCGTAGGAAACCTGCTGCTGTCCGTCAGGCACGAAGAGGAGAATGGACAGGAACACCTCCACGTCATCGTCAG GTCTCGGGCGAAGACCATCTATCGACGGCTGTCGCTGAGCGAACTGCCCGATATTCCCAGTTTGCCGGAGCTGGTTCAG CTGCTCTGCGAGGACGCGGCCGACCTCCGTTTCAGTCCCGTCGTCTACCCCAAG GCGTCTCAGCTGATCGTCAACTACGACGAGCACGAGCTCAACGACACCTTCAAGTTTGGAGTCATTTTCCAAGGCTTTGGAcag GTTTCCGAGGAAGAACTGTTCGGGAACAACGAGGAAACGCCGGCCTTCCGCGACCTTCTGCAGCTGCTGGGCGACAACGTCACACTGCGGGACTTTAAAGG GTTCCGCGGGGGTCTGGACGTGTCCCACGGTCAGACGGGCTCTCAGTCCGTCTATACGGTCCACAGGCGGCGGGAGGTCATGTTCCACGTCTCCACCAAACTGCCTTTCACCGAGGGAGACAGCCAACAG CTCCAGCGGAAGCGACACATCGGAAACGACATCGTGGCGTTGGTGTTCCAGGAGCGGGCCACCCCTTTTGTGCCGGACATGATCGCTTCCAACTTCTTGCACGCCTTCGTCCTGGTGCAAGCGGAGGATCCTGGCTCGGACCGCCCCGGCTACAAG GTGTCCGTTACGGCGCGAGAAGACGTGCCGGCGTTCGGCCCTCCACTCCCGGACCCGCCCATTTTTAAGAAG GGTCCGGAGTTTCGGGAATTCCTCCTCACCAAGCTCATCAACGCCGAGCTGGCCTGCTACAAGAGCGTCCGCTTCTCGCGACTGGAG GAGCGGACCAGGGCCGCCTTGCTGGACGCCCTCGACGAGGAGCTGCGCAGACGCTCGCGGAGAACGCTGGGGAGGACGGCCGGAACGGACGAGGAGGCGCGGGGCGAAGACGGCCACGCCCACGGAGGTCTGCTGGAATCCATCAAG AGGGCCATGCGAGGGCGAAGCGTCTCCATGGAGACCGTGTCGAGGGGAGGCGTCGCCGCTGGCGGGCTGCCCACCAGTTTGAGCGGCGGGGGCTTGGCGCACATCGGCGCCGAC TGTCACGCCAAGTCTCCGGCCAAACGGAGGTCGGCTCTGCTCCCCCGATTGTTGAGCGTGGACAGCCAAACGGACAAGCACGGCCAACGGAG TTTCCCCAGCGACCGGAGGAGCTTCGAGGCCCGTCGGCCCGCGTCGGAGGCCAAGTCGGAGGCGCCCTGGAGATCGCCGCCGCTCACGAGGCAGCGCCAGTGA
- the LOC144067688 gene encoding rap1 GTPase-activating protein 2-like isoform X4 codes for MTGDAEIGPEEGRCSCGHTPQRQEREIMLRRKRSVSFGGFGWIDKSSIMALRARKREAQASSHGAEGPPPSPSPSPPRTAPPSTKSAHFFGATADGMEDERTPDARIREVRCSLAPAGKRAVMHGRTHARSQVLEKGGPFPQVILPHSGGYWMEEPGGAAEEGADRDPENAGRDSYRLEESNPAARAYRKYFLGKEHLNFSCSSGGVGNLLLSVRHEEENGQEHLHVIVRSRAKTIYRRLSLSELPDIPSLPELVQLLCEDAADLRFSPVVYPKASQLIVNYDEHELNDTFKFGVIFQGFGQVSEEELFGNNEETPAFRDLLQLLGDNVTLRDFKGFRGGLDVSHGQTGSQSVYTVHRRREVMFHVSTKLPFTEGDSQQLQRKRHIGNDIVALVFQERATPFVPDMIASNFLHAFVLVQAEDPGSDRPGYKVSVTAREDVPAFGPPLPDPPIFKKGPEFREFLLTKLINAELACYKSVRFSRLEERTRAALLDALDEELRRRSRRTLGRTAGTDEEARGEDGHAHGGLLESIKRAMRGRSVSMETVSRGGVAAGGLPTSLSGGGLAHIGADCHAKSPAKRRSALLPRLLSVDSQTDKHGQRSFPSDRRSFEARRPASEAKSEAPWRSPPLTRQRQ; via the exons ATGACG GGGGATGCGGAGATAGGACCAGAGGAGGGGAGGTGCTCTTGCGGTCACACACCACAAAGACAAGAGAGAGAGATCATgctgaggaggaagaggagcgtGTCCTTCGGCGGCTTCGGCTG GATCGACAAATCTTCCATCATGGCCCTGAGAGCTCG CAAACGAGAAGCGCAGGCGTCCTCCCACGGCGCCGAGGGCCCGCCGCCCTCGCCTTCGCCCTCGCCTCCACGCACCGCACCCCCCAGCACCAAG TCGGCTCATTTCTTTGGCGCCACCGCGGACGGGATGGAG GACGAACGCACACCTGACGCCAGGATCCGGGAGGTGAGATGCTCTCTCGCCCCGGCCGGCAAGCGTGCCGTAATGCacggacgcacgcacgcacgctcgCAGGTATTGGAGAAGGGAGGGCCCTTCCCGCAAGTCATCCTCCCCCACTCGGGAGGCTACTGGATGGAGGAGCCCGGGGGAGCCGCGGAGGAGGGAGCGGACCGGGACCCCGAAAACGCCGGCCGCGATAGCTATCGCCTGGAGGAGTCCAACCCGGCCGCGCGGGCCTACAGGAAGTACTTCTTGGGCAAG GAACATTTAAACTTTTCTTGCTCGTCCGGCGGCGTAGGAAACCTGCTGCTGTCCGTCAGGCACGAAGAGGAGAATGGACAGGAACACCTCCACGTCATCGTCAG GTCTCGGGCGAAGACCATCTATCGACGGCTGTCGCTGAGCGAACTGCCCGATATTCCCAGTTTGCCGGAGCTGGTTCAG CTGCTCTGCGAGGACGCGGCCGACCTCCGTTTCAGTCCCGTCGTCTACCCCAAG GCGTCTCAGCTGATCGTCAACTACGACGAGCACGAGCTCAACGACACCTTCAAGTTTGGAGTCATTTTCCAAGGCTTTGGAcag GTTTCCGAGGAAGAACTGTTCGGGAACAACGAGGAAACGCCGGCCTTCCGCGACCTTCTGCAGCTGCTGGGCGACAACGTCACACTGCGGGACTTTAAAGG GTTCCGCGGGGGTCTGGACGTGTCCCACGGTCAGACGGGCTCTCAGTCCGTCTATACGGTCCACAGGCGGCGGGAGGTCATGTTCCACGTCTCCACCAAACTGCCTTTCACCGAGGGAGACAGCCAACAG CTCCAGCGGAAGCGACACATCGGAAACGACATCGTGGCGTTGGTGTTCCAGGAGCGGGCCACCCCTTTTGTGCCGGACATGATCGCTTCCAACTTCTTGCACGCCTTCGTCCTGGTGCAAGCGGAGGATCCTGGCTCGGACCGCCCCGGCTACAAG GTGTCCGTTACGGCGCGAGAAGACGTGCCGGCGTTCGGCCCTCCACTCCCGGACCCGCCCATTTTTAAGAAG GGTCCGGAGTTTCGGGAATTCCTCCTCACCAAGCTCATCAACGCCGAGCTGGCCTGCTACAAGAGCGTCCGCTTCTCGCGACTGGAG GAGCGGACCAGGGCCGCCTTGCTGGACGCCCTCGACGAGGAGCTGCGCAGACGCTCGCGGAGAACGCTGGGGAGGACGGCCGGAACGGACGAGGAGGCGCGGGGCGAAGACGGCCACGCCCACGGAGGTCTGCTGGAATCCATCAAG AGGGCCATGCGAGGGCGAAGCGTCTCCATGGAGACCGTGTCGAGGGGAGGCGTCGCCGCTGGCGGGCTGCCCACCAGTTTGAGCGGCGGGGGCTTGGCGCACATCGGCGCCGAC TGTCACGCCAAGTCTCCGGCCAAACGGAGGTCGGCTCTGCTCCCCCGATTGTTGAGCGTGGACAGCCAAACGGACAAGCACGGCCAACGGAG TTTCCCCAGCGACCGGAGGAGCTTCGAGGCCCGTCGGCCCGCGTCGGAGGCCAAGTCGGAGGCGCCCTGGAGATCGCCGCCGCTCACGAGGCAGCGCCAGTGA
- the LOC144067688 gene encoding rap1 GTPase-activating protein 2-like isoform X3: MQAARMHGIEVKERNINGGRAGVRGKGGGAKDAISCQGDAEIGPEEGRCSCGHTPQRQEREIMLRRKRSVSFGGFGWIDKSSIMALRARKREAQASSHGAEGPPPSPSPSPPRTAPPSTKSAHFFGATADGMEDERTPDARIREVLEKGGPFPQVILPHSGGYWMEEPGGAAEEGADRDPENAGRDSYRLEESNPAARAYRKYFLGKEHLNFSCSSGGVGNLLLSVRHEEENGQEHLHVIVRSRAKTIYRRLSLSELPDIPSLPELVQLLCEDAADLRFSPVVYPKASQLIVNYDEHELNDTFKFGVIFQGFGQVSEEELFGNNEETPAFRDLLQLLGDNVTLRDFKGFRGGLDVSHGQTGSQSVYTVHRRREVMFHVSTKLPFTEGDSQQLQRKRHIGNDIVALVFQERATPFVPDMIASNFLHAFVLVQAEDPGSDRPGYKVSVTAREDVPAFGPPLPDPPIFKKGPEFREFLLTKLINAELACYKSVRFSRLEERTRAALLDALDEELRRRSRRTLGRTAGTDEEARGEDGHAHGGLLESIKRAMRGRSVSMETVSRGGVAAGGLPTSLSGGGLAHIGADCHAKSPAKRRSALLPRLLSVDSQTDKHGQRSFPSDRRSFEARRPASEAKSEAPWRSPPLTRQRQ; this comes from the exons aTGCAGGCTGCGCGCATGCATGGAATTGAAGTGAAAGAAAGAAACATtaacggcgggcgggcgggcgttcGGGGAAAAGGAGGTGGCGCAAAGGACGCTATTTCTTGCCAGGGGGATGCGGAGATAGGACCAGAGGAGGGGAGGTGCTCTTGCGGTCACACACCACAAAGACAAGAGAGAGAGATCATgctgaggaggaagaggagcgtGTCCTTCGGCGGCTTCGGCTG GATCGACAAATCTTCCATCATGGCCCTGAGAGCTCG CAAACGAGAAGCGCAGGCGTCCTCCCACGGCGCCGAGGGCCCGCCGCCCTCGCCTTCGCCCTCGCCTCCACGCACCGCACCCCCCAGCACCAAG TCGGCTCATTTCTTTGGCGCCACCGCGGACGGGATGGAG GACGAACGCACACCTGACGCCAGGATCCGGGAG GTATTGGAGAAGGGAGGGCCCTTCCCGCAAGTCATCCTCCCCCACTCGGGAGGCTACTGGATGGAGGAGCCCGGGGGAGCCGCGGAGGAGGGAGCGGACCGGGACCCCGAAAACGCCGGCCGCGATAGCTATCGCCTGGAGGAGTCCAACCCGGCCGCGCGGGCCTACAGGAAGTACTTCTTGGGCAAG GAACATTTAAACTTTTCTTGCTCGTCCGGCGGCGTAGGAAACCTGCTGCTGTCCGTCAGGCACGAAGAGGAGAATGGACAGGAACACCTCCACGTCATCGTCAG GTCTCGGGCGAAGACCATCTATCGACGGCTGTCGCTGAGCGAACTGCCCGATATTCCCAGTTTGCCGGAGCTGGTTCAG CTGCTCTGCGAGGACGCGGCCGACCTCCGTTTCAGTCCCGTCGTCTACCCCAAG GCGTCTCAGCTGATCGTCAACTACGACGAGCACGAGCTCAACGACACCTTCAAGTTTGGAGTCATTTTCCAAGGCTTTGGAcag GTTTCCGAGGAAGAACTGTTCGGGAACAACGAGGAAACGCCGGCCTTCCGCGACCTTCTGCAGCTGCTGGGCGACAACGTCACACTGCGGGACTTTAAAGG GTTCCGCGGGGGTCTGGACGTGTCCCACGGTCAGACGGGCTCTCAGTCCGTCTATACGGTCCACAGGCGGCGGGAGGTCATGTTCCACGTCTCCACCAAACTGCCTTTCACCGAGGGAGACAGCCAACAG CTCCAGCGGAAGCGACACATCGGAAACGACATCGTGGCGTTGGTGTTCCAGGAGCGGGCCACCCCTTTTGTGCCGGACATGATCGCTTCCAACTTCTTGCACGCCTTCGTCCTGGTGCAAGCGGAGGATCCTGGCTCGGACCGCCCCGGCTACAAG GTGTCCGTTACGGCGCGAGAAGACGTGCCGGCGTTCGGCCCTCCACTCCCGGACCCGCCCATTTTTAAGAAG GGTCCGGAGTTTCGGGAATTCCTCCTCACCAAGCTCATCAACGCCGAGCTGGCCTGCTACAAGAGCGTCCGCTTCTCGCGACTGGAG GAGCGGACCAGGGCCGCCTTGCTGGACGCCCTCGACGAGGAGCTGCGCAGACGCTCGCGGAGAACGCTGGGGAGGACGGCCGGAACGGACGAGGAGGCGCGGGGCGAAGACGGCCACGCCCACGGAGGTCTGCTGGAATCCATCAAG AGGGCCATGCGAGGGCGAAGCGTCTCCATGGAGACCGTGTCGAGGGGAGGCGTCGCCGCTGGCGGGCTGCCCACCAGTTTGAGCGGCGGGGGCTTGGCGCACATCGGCGCCGAC TGTCACGCCAAGTCTCCGGCCAAACGGAGGTCGGCTCTGCTCCCCCGATTGTTGAGCGTGGACAGCCAAACGGACAAGCACGGCCAACGGAG TTTCCCCAGCGACCGGAGGAGCTTCGAGGCCCGTCGGCCCGCGTCGGAGGCCAAGTCGGAGGCGCCCTGGAGATCGCCGCCGCTCACGAGGCAGCGCCAGTGA